From a region of the Flavobacterium sediminilitoris genome:
- a CDS encoding serine hydrolase domain-containing protein, producing the protein MKFLKQFFKWLSIIIVSIIILMYIFDVDYLLRAVRTIYFRGYTTAFLEDYTHFPNREIKKGAAQPWNITKDYNTIPATETLEKTHKELKTASFLIIQNDSIFHESYFDGYTKDSKSNSFSMAKSVITMALGKAIMEGKIKNLDQKVVDFFPELKGKFAKEVTVGDLSSMASGLSWDEKYYSPFSIVTRAYFDDDLKKVILGLEINEKPGQSFKYLSGSTQLLAMCIEKATGEYVSDYVSKHFWQPMGSENEALWQLDHENDGIEKAYCCIASNARDFARFGKLYLNNGNWNGKQLLDSTFVQKCITPRFPESSEYGYGWWLNKINDKNLYYMRGHLGQFVIVIPEDKLIIVRLGHIKGLQTETDPHSNDLYTYVQEAYKMLNQRKNQN; encoded by the coding sequence ATGAAATTTTTAAAACAATTCTTCAAATGGTTATCTATTATAATAGTTTCCATTATCATATTAATGTATATTTTCGATGTAGATTATTTATTAAGAGCCGTACGAACAATTTATTTTAGAGGTTACACAACTGCATTCTTAGAAGATTATACTCATTTTCCTAATAGAGAAATAAAAAAAGGAGCTGCCCAACCATGGAATATTACTAAAGATTACAATACAATACCTGCTACAGAAACACTAGAAAAAACGCATAAAGAACTCAAAACCGCTTCTTTTTTAATTATACAAAACGATAGTATTTTTCATGAAAGTTATTTTGATGGATATACTAAAGATTCCAAATCCAACTCTTTTTCAATGGCAAAAAGTGTCATTACAATGGCATTAGGAAAAGCTATCATGGAAGGGAAAATAAAAAATTTAGATCAAAAAGTTGTTGATTTTTTTCCAGAATTGAAAGGAAAATTCGCAAAAGAAGTAACAGTTGGTGACTTATCTTCTATGGCTTCAGGATTAAGTTGGGATGAAAAATATTATAGCCCATTTTCAATTGTTACTAGAGCTTATTTTGATGATGATTTAAAAAAAGTAATTCTAGGGTTAGAAATTAATGAGAAACCTGGACAATCATTTAAATATTTAAGCGGATCAACTCAACTATTAGCCATGTGTATTGAAAAAGCAACTGGGGAATATGTTTCTGATTATGTTTCAAAACATTTTTGGCAACCTATGGGATCTGAAAATGAAGCTTTGTGGCAATTAGACCATGAGAATGATGGTATTGAAAAAGCATATTGCTGTATTGCTAGTAATGCTAGAGATTTTGCTCGTTTTGGTAAACTCTATTTAAACAATGGAAACTGGAACGGAAAGCAATTATTAGATTCCACTTTTGTTCAAAAATGCATTACACCTCGTTTCCCTGAAAGTTCTGAATATGGTTATGGCTGGTGGCTAAATAAAATTAACGATAAAAACCTTTATTATATGCGTGGTCATTTAGGACAATTTGTTATTGTTATCCCAGAAGACAAACTAATTATTGTTCGTTTAGGTCACATTAAAGGATTACAGACGGAAACCGACCCACATAGTAATGATTTGTATACTTATGTACAAGAAGCTTATAAAATGTTAAATCAAAGAAAGAATCAAAATTAG
- a CDS encoding acyl-CoA thioesterase, which yields MQTKYPSESVTTLTDLVLPGETNPLNNLFGGELLARMDRAASITARRHSRRICVTASVNHVAFNRAIPLGSVVTVESKVSRTFNTSMEIFIDVWIEDRESGVKNKANEAIYTFVAVDETGRPVQVAPIEPQTELEKERFEAALRRKQLSLVLAGKMMPSEATELKALFS from the coding sequence ATGCAAACAAAATATCCTTCAGAATCAGTTACTACATTAACTGATTTAGTTTTACCAGGAGAAACGAATCCTTTAAACAATCTTTTTGGTGGGGAATTATTAGCCAGAATGGATAGAGCAGCAAGTATTACCGCTAGAAGACATTCTAGAAGGATTTGTGTAACTGCTTCAGTAAATCACGTGGCTTTTAATAGAGCAATTCCTCTAGGAAGTGTTGTGACAGTTGAATCTAAGGTTTCTAGAACATTTAATACATCAATGGAGATTTTTATAGATGTATGGATTGAAGATAGGGAATCTGGAGTTAAAAATAAGGCAAATGAAGCTATTTATACATTTGTAGCAGTAGATGAAACAGGAAGACCAGTGCAAGTAGCGCCAATTGAGCCTCAAACAGAACTAGAAAAAGAAAGATTTGAAGCTGCTTTAAGAAGAAAACAATTAAGTTTAGTTTTAGCAGGAAAAATGATGCCTAGCGAAGCTACAGAGCTAAAAGCATTATTCTCATAA
- a CDS encoding ABC transporter ATP-binding protein, whose amino-acid sequence MIQVSNLKKTYNGTTVLNIQNLEIPKGQSFGLVGNNGAGKTTFFSLLLDLIQPTDGKITSNDIQINTSESWKVFTSSFIDETFLIGYLTPEEYFYFIGELRGWNKADVDSFLKNYEDFFNGEILNNKKYLRDLSKGNAKKAGIVGALIGNPEVVILDEPFANLDPTTQIRLKKIIKSLAEDKNTTVLVSSHDLQHTVEVSDRIVVLEKGDVVKDLIPTTETLKELEMFFSA is encoded by the coding sequence ATGATACAAGTTTCAAACCTCAAAAAAACATACAACGGAACTACCGTTTTAAATATACAAAATCTTGAAATTCCAAAAGGTCAAAGCTTTGGTTTAGTAGGTAATAATGGTGCTGGAAAAACTACTTTTTTTAGCTTACTTTTAGATTTAATTCAACCTACAGATGGAAAAATAACATCTAATGATATTCAAATAAACACTAGTGAATCATGGAAAGTTTTTACTAGTTCTTTTATTGATGAAACTTTCTTAATAGGCTATCTTACTCCTGAAGAATATTTTTATTTCATAGGAGAATTAAGAGGTTGGAACAAAGCTGATGTAGATAGTTTCCTTAAAAATTACGAAGATTTCTTTAACGGAGAAATTTTAAACAACAAAAAATATTTACGTGATCTATCAAAAGGTAATGCTAAAAAAGCAGGTATTGTAGGTGCTTTAATTGGCAATCCTGAAGTTGTTATTCTTGATGAGCCTTTTGCAAATCTTGATCCTACAACTCAAATTAGATTAAAAAAAATAATTAAATCTTTAGCAGAAGATAAGAACACTACTGTTTTAGTATCTAGTCATGATCTACAACACACTGTTGAAGTTTCAGATAGAATTGTAGTCCTAGAAAAAGGTGATGTTGTGAAAGATTTAATTCCTACTACAGAAACACTAAAAGAATTAGAAATGTTTTTTTCAGCTTAA
- a CDS encoding c-type cytochrome, translating to MKQMKFFIFIFFTITLYNCGNKAETNSTEKNTQIVDTDLTLKGKDLFEGKGTCIACHKPTSKVIGPSIKEIATIYKKSNGNIIAFLKEESEPIVDKNQYEVMKTNFSITKKMSEEELKALEAYMLSFAD from the coding sequence ATGAAACAAATGAAGTTTTTTATATTTATATTTTTCACAATCACTCTTTATAATTGTGGAAATAAAGCTGAGACAAATTCTACAGAAAAAAACACTCAAATAGTAGATACTGATTTAACTTTAAAAGGGAAAGACCTTTTTGAAGGAAAAGGCACTTGTATTGCTTGTCATAAACCTACTTCAAAAGTTATTGGCCCTAGCATTAAAGAGATTGCTACAATTTATAAAAAATCAAATGGCAACATTATTGCTTTCCTAAAAGAAGAGAGCGAACCTATTGTAGACAAAAATCAATATGAAGTAATGAAGACAAATTTCTCTATTACCAAAAAAATGTCGGAAGAAGAGCTAAAAGCTTTAGAAGCTTACATGCTTAGCTTTGCCGATTAA
- a CDS encoding HU domain-containing protein yields the protein MMLDKYISDLLYRYQCVTIPGFGAFVTENQSAQISGSACTFIPPRKNVFFNVNIKNNDGLLANHISLQEKITYEEALEKINFEVSLWMSSLQNKDRVVLTNIGEIYTNSEANFVFEPSNSINYLVSSFGLNSFVIPEMKREILKEQVEAIEVKAPIVFTPEKKKNYSFLKYAAVITLFFGAGITAYKIQYDQQVKIDTLLVQKEVQEKVHDKIQEATFFIDNPVATVELAVKEEKLSYHLIAGAFRSEENAKKALKILKDQGYDAHLLNKNSNGLTPVAYGSFKTAEEAEAEKSKLYKEDNADAWLLIE from the coding sequence ATGATGTTAGACAAATATATATCGGATTTATTATATCGTTATCAGTGTGTTACTATTCCTGGTTTTGGTGCTTTTGTTACTGAAAATCAGTCGGCACAGATAAGTGGAAGCGCATGTACCTTTATTCCGCCTAGAAAAAATGTATTTTTTAATGTAAATATTAAAAATAATGATGGGTTATTAGCAAATCATATTTCATTACAAGAAAAAATCACTTATGAAGAAGCTTTAGAAAAAATTAATTTTGAAGTGAGTCTTTGGATGTCGTCTTTGCAAAATAAAGATAGAGTTGTTTTAACAAACATTGGTGAAATATACACAAATAGTGAAGCTAATTTTGTTTTTGAACCATCAAATTCAATAAATTACTTAGTGTCTTCTTTCGGATTAAATAGTTTTGTTATTCCAGAGATGAAACGAGAAATTTTAAAAGAACAAGTTGAGGCTATAGAAGTTAAAGCTCCTATTGTATTTACACCAGAAAAGAAGAAAAATTATTCGTTTTTGAAATATGCTGCGGTTATAACTTTGTTTTTTGGAGCAGGAATTACAGCGTATAAAATTCAATATGATCAACAAGTAAAAATAGATACACTTTTGGTACAAAAAGAAGTACAAGAAAAAGTGCATGATAAAATTCAGGAAGCAACTTTTTTTATAGATAATCCTGTAGCTACAGTTGAATTGGCAGTAAAAGAAGAGAAATTATCATATCATTTAATTGCAGGAGCTTTTAGAAGTGAAGAAAATGCTAAAAAAGCATTGAAAATATTAAAAGATCAAGGCTATGACGCTCATTTGCTAAACAAAAATAGTAATGGACTAACGCCTGTTGCTTATGGAAGTTTTAAAACTGCTGAAGAAGCTGAAGCTGAAAAAAGTAAACTATATAAGGAAGATAATGCCGATGCATGGCTTTTAATAGAATAA
- a CDS encoding methylated-DNA--[protein]-cysteine S-methyltransferase — METVFINTPLGTAKIKGDEEGISVISILQEGEITKNIPLELKEAVKQLNEYFEGNRTHFTFTLNPKGTDFQQKVWKLLLNIPHGKTISYLELSKQLGDVKAIRAVASANGKNPLWIVVPCHRVIGSDGSLTGYAGGLWRKKWLLDHENPIKQQSLF, encoded by the coding sequence ATGGAAACCGTTTTTATAAATACACCTTTAGGAACTGCAAAAATAAAAGGAGATGAGGAAGGCATTTCAGTTATTTCAATTTTACAAGAAGGAGAAATTACAAAAAATATCCCTCTTGAACTTAAAGAAGCAGTAAAACAATTAAATGAATACTTTGAAGGTAATCGCACTCATTTCACCTTCACATTGAACCCAAAAGGAACTGATTTTCAACAAAAAGTATGGAAGTTATTATTAAATATTCCTCATGGTAAAACCATTTCATATTTAGAACTATCTAAACAATTAGGAGACGTAAAAGCAATTAGAGCTGTTGCATCAGCAAATGGAAAAAACCCTCTTTGGATTGTTGTTCCATGCCATCGTGTTATTGGATCTGATGGTTCTCTCACTGGTTATGCTGGCGGTTTATGGCGGAAAAAATGGCTTCTAGATCATGAAAACCCTATAAAACAACAAAGTCTTTTCTAA
- a CDS encoding DUF1573 domain-containing protein, whose protein sequence is MKTIKLSIVALFISTISFAQSAVTKAPSTIAQTKTSAIKWAAETHEFGDIEKGKPVSYEFTFTNTTNETILVTNVKPSCGCTATNYTKTPVKPGEKGTVTATYNAASPGNFHKTVTVTTSEEGAAPKVLIIKGKVIAENAKEGKSVMFK, encoded by the coding sequence ATGAAAACTATTAAATTATCAATTGTTGCATTATTCATCTCAACAATATCATTTGCTCAATCAGCAGTAACTAAAGCACCTTCAACTATTGCACAAACAAAAACTTCTGCAATCAAATGGGCTGCTGAAACACATGAATTTGGAGATATTGAAAAAGGTAAGCCAGTATCATATGAATTTACATTTACAAATACTACTAATGAAACTATTTTAGTAACAAATGTAAAGCCTTCTTGTGGATGTACTGCTACAAATTACACTAAAACACCTGTTAAGCCAGGTGAAAAAGGAACAGTTACAGCTACATACAATGCTGCATCTCCTGGAAATTTTCATAAAACAGTGACTGTAACTACTAGTGAAGAAGGAGCAGCTCCAAAAGTTTTAATCATTAAAGGAAAAGTAATTGCTGAAAACGCTAAAGAAGGAAAATCAGTAATGTTTAAATAA
- a CDS encoding sensor histidine kinase, protein MKLSRFNIVIFIGFFAILGVIIMQFFLLNQAYSFEKKEVESKIHYALRDVVERIYIDNNSELIVSNQIKKIAHNYYVVNVNDVFENNILEFYLKKEFNRVNLDLDFEYAIYDCGSNNMVYGNYIDADGDTSKKCEDCFTKNHDLIYYFAIRFPTLKQNYFSSLKQYWIYTVVLFIVLIIYVYSVLLMLKQKRYTVLQNDFINNMTHEFKTPLASILIASNYANSQDEIKKSPKLSKYIEIIINQSKKLNQHIEQILSLAKTDSHNIQLNKTKVELSNIVKLIKENILLKYSREITFTLLFPKKYTVLADEFHFYNILYNIVDNAIKYTKGNPDVTMMINDNVKYVTLSISDNGDGVSEKDLPFIFDKFYRVERKDSKEIEGFGIGLAYVKKICQLHNWKISASSTETGLTISIQIPKTDIYE, encoded by the coding sequence ATGAAATTAAGTAGATTTAATATTGTAATATTTATAGGTTTTTTTGCTATTCTAGGAGTGATTATAATGCAGTTTTTTTTACTTAACCAAGCATATTCATTTGAAAAAAAGGAAGTAGAAAGTAAGATACATTATGCTTTGCGTGATGTAGTTGAAAGAATTTATATTGATAATAATTCAGAGTTAATAGTTAGTAATCAAATAAAGAAAATAGCACATAATTATTATGTTGTAAATGTAAATGATGTGTTTGAAAATAATATTTTAGAATTTTATTTAAAAAAAGAATTCAATAGAGTAAATCTAGATTTAGATTTTGAATATGCAATATATGATTGTGGATCAAATAATATGGTGTATGGTAATTATATTGATGCAGATGGAGATACAAGTAAAAAATGTGAAGATTGTTTTACTAAAAATCATGATTTAATATATTATTTTGCAATTCGGTTTCCTACATTAAAGCAAAATTATTTCAGTAGTTTAAAACAATATTGGATATATACGGTAGTTTTGTTTATTGTACTTATAATATATGTTTATTCGGTCTTATTAATGTTAAAGCAAAAAAGATATACTGTTTTGCAAAATGATTTTATCAATAATATGACACATGAGTTTAAAACACCATTAGCTTCCATTTTAATTGCATCAAATTATGCTAATTCTCAAGATGAAATTAAAAAAAGTCCAAAACTCTCAAAATATATAGAAATAATAATCAATCAGAGTAAAAAATTAAATCAGCATATTGAGCAAATTTTATCATTAGCAAAAACGGATAGTCATAATATTCAATTAAATAAGACTAAAGTTGAGTTAAGCAACATTGTGAAATTAATAAAAGAAAACATTCTTTTAAAGTATTCAAGAGAAATTACTTTTACATTGTTGTTCCCGAAAAAATATACAGTTTTGGCAGATGAATTTCATTTTTATAATATTTTATATAATATTGTGGATAACGCTATAAAATATACTAAAGGAAATCCAGATGTAACTATGATGATTAATGATAATGTAAAATATGTTACTTTATCTATTTCAGATAATGGAGATGGTGTATCTGAAAAAGACTTGCCATTTATTTTTGATAAATTTTATAGAGTAGAAAGAAAAGATAGCAAAGAAATAGAAGGCTTTGGGATAGGATTAGCTTATGTGAAGAAAATTTGCCAATTACACAATTGGAAAATAAGTGCAAGTTCTACAGAAACAGGTTTAACCATTTCAATACAAATACCTAAAACGGATATCTATGAATAA
- a CDS encoding response regulator transcription factor: protein MNKKRILYVEDDETLAFLTSDNLEQYFDVVHCNNGAIAFELFCKESFDLCVLDIMLPDMDGFEIATEIRKRDEEIPIIFLSAKTMKEDKLKGLRLGADDYLVKPYSIEELILKIEIFLHRSQKTIEKNNKSYTIGSYVFEFENYLLRNDKEELTLTERESALLKLFLDNVNTVLKREKILTSLWGNDDYFSGRSLDVFISRLRKILKEEEKVKIENIPRIGFKMVID from the coding sequence ATGAATAAGAAACGTATTTTATATGTTGAGGATGATGAAACATTGGCTTTTTTAACATCAGATAATTTAGAACAATATTTTGACGTGGTTCATTGTAATAATGGAGCTATAGCTTTTGAATTATTTTGTAAAGAAAGTTTTGATTTATGTGTTTTAGATATTATGCTTCCAGATATGGATGGTTTTGAAATTGCCACAGAAATTAGAAAAAGAGACGAGGAGATTCCTATTATTTTTCTTTCTGCAAAGACAATGAAAGAAGATAAACTTAAAGGATTAAGATTAGGCGCTGATGATTATTTGGTTAAGCCATATTCAATTGAAGAGCTTATACTTAAAATTGAAATTTTTCTTCATAGAAGTCAAAAAACAATAGAAAAAAACAATAAAAGCTATACAATAGGTTCTTATGTGTTTGAATTTGAAAATTATTTATTAAGAAATGATAAAGAAGAACTAACACTAACAGAAAGAGAATCTGCACTTTTGAAACTTTTTTTAGATAATGTTAATACCGTTTTAAAAAGAGAAAAAATTCTGACTTCATTATGGGGAAATGATGATTATTTTTCAGGAAGAAGCTTAGATGTATTTATTTCTAGATTGCGAAAAATTTTAAAAGAGGAAGAGAAAGTGAAAATTGAAAATATACCTAGAATTGGCTTTAAAATGGTTATTGATTAA